One window of Thiomicrorhabdus lithotrophica genomic DNA carries:
- a CDS encoding thymidylate synthase, which yields MKQYLDLLSHILEEGTDKGDRTGTGTRSVFGYQMRFNLQEGFPLVTTKKLHIRSIVHELLWFLTGDTNIQYLKDNGVRIWDEWATESGDLGPLYGKQWVAWQKPNGETINQIAEVIETLKNNPNSRRMIVTAWNPADLPDESISPQANVENGQMALATCHAFFQFYVANGKVSCQLYQRSADTFLGVPFNIASYALLLHMVAQQTGYEVGDFVWTGGDVHLYNNTIEQAKEQLTREPYPMPKLVIKRKPESIFDYKFEDFEIVDYESHPHIKATVSV from the coding sequence ATGAAACAGTATTTAGATTTATTAAGTCACATTTTAGAAGAGGGTACCGATAAAGGTGACCGAACAGGTACCGGTACACGTTCAGTGTTTGGTTATCAGATGCGCTTTAATCTGCAAGAAGGTTTTCCGTTAGTGACGACCAAAAAATTGCATATCCGTTCTATTGTGCATGAGTTGTTATGGTTTTTAACTGGCGATACGAATATTCAGTATCTAAAAGACAATGGTGTGCGAATTTGGGATGAATGGGCAACTGAATCAGGTGATTTAGGACCACTTTACGGCAAGCAGTGGGTTGCCTGGCAAAAGCCGAATGGTGAAACGATTAATCAAATTGCAGAAGTCATTGAAACCTTAAAAAATAACCCTAATAGTCGTCGAATGATTGTAACCGCTTGGAATCCGGCAGACTTGCCTGATGAATCCATTAGCCCTCAAGCCAATGTTGAAAACGGTCAAATGGCATTAGCGACTTGTCATGCCTTTTTTCAGTTTTATGTCGCTAACGGCAAAGTCTCTTGTCAGTTATATCAGCGTAGTGCGGATACGTTTCTGGGCGTGCCTTTTAATATTGCTAGTTATGCATTATTACTGCATATGGTTGCACAACAAACTGGGTACGAGGTAGGAGATTTTGTTTGGACTGGTGGCGATGTTCATCTCTATAACAACACTATAGAACAGGCCAAAGAACAGTTGACCCGCGAACCCTATCCTATGCCAAAACTGGTGATAAAGCGTAAGCCTGAAAGTATTTTTGACTATAAGTTTGAAGATTTTGAAATCGTGGATTATGAGTCTCATCCACATATTAAGGCAACGGTATCAGTATGA
- the folA gene encoding type 3 dihydrofolate reductase yields MKIAMIAAMAKNRVIGLDNDMPWHLPDDLRFFKATTTGKPVVMGRKTFESIGSKPLPNRPNYVISRQADFVAIGATVFSSVDEALQELSEHEEVIIMGGGQLYNMMLPKADKLYLTQINADINGDTFFPDWTKVAWNELSRVHHQKDENHAFEFDFVTLERA; encoded by the coding sequence ATGAAGATTGCAATGATTGCCGCCATGGCAAAAAATCGAGTCATTGGCTTAGATAATGACATGCCCTGGCATCTACCGGATGATTTGAGATTTTTTAAAGCGACCACCACCGGTAAACCCGTTGTTATGGGTAGAAAAACCTTTGAATCTATCGGTTCTAAGCCGTTACCGAATCGTCCAAATTACGTTATTAGCCGTCAAGCTGATTTTGTTGCAATAGGTGCAACCGTCTTTTCTTCAGTAGATGAAGCCCTGCAAGAACTTTCTGAGCATGAAGAGGTCATTATTATGGGAGGTGGTCAGTTATATAATATGATGCTACCCAAGGCTGATAAACTCTACCTCACCCAAATTAATGCTGACATTAATGGCGATACTTTTTTCCCTGACTGGACAAAAGTGGCATGGAATGAGCTTTCTAGAGTACATCATCAAAAAGATGAGAATCATGCTTTTGAATTTGATTTTGTGACACTCGAAAGAGCTTGA